The proteins below are encoded in one region of Metabacillus dongyingensis:
- the ablB gene encoding putative beta-lysine N-acetyltransferase → MSVQNLPFFTRIETGECFTLELFLDHANLRLRIDDYQGNINKAIARALVIAQEHGFTKVILKARQEDLSAILAHGFMLEGKLNRYFKGNDAYCMALYFTNERRTSDYWMKEDKILKEIIEIPRLIEKPQIPENYSLRFAAVEDAHELANLYRTIFETYPTPMNDEHYIKKVIEEGTVFSVIQYEGSIVSAASAEVNDIYHNAELTDCATIPHHRKHGFMKVLISALEQELIRRNIYCAYSLARGLSMGMNAVFHQLGYEYGGRLTKNCNIWDKYEDMNIWVKDLSSLNRLLK, encoded by the coding sequence ATGTCTGTTCAAAACCTGCCTTTTTTCACCCGAATTGAGACTGGGGAATGTTTTACGCTAGAGCTCTTTCTTGATCATGCGAATCTTCGCTTACGCATTGATGATTATCAAGGAAATATCAATAAAGCGATAGCCCGAGCACTTGTCATCGCTCAGGAACATGGTTTTACAAAAGTGATCCTTAAAGCTAGACAGGAAGATTTATCTGCGATATTGGCTCATGGATTTATGCTGGAGGGGAAATTGAACAGGTATTTTAAAGGGAATGATGCTTATTGCATGGCATTGTATTTTACCAATGAGAGGCGAACAAGCGACTATTGGATGAAAGAAGACAAAATTCTAAAAGAAATCATTGAGATTCCCAGGCTGATAGAAAAGCCGCAAATACCTGAAAATTACTCCCTCCGATTTGCTGCAGTTGAAGATGCACACGAGCTGGCAAATTTATATCGTACAATTTTTGAAACCTATCCAACGCCAATGAATGATGAGCATTATATAAAAAAAGTGATAGAAGAAGGTACGGTCTTCAGTGTTATCCAATATGAAGGATCCATCGTGAGTGCCGCATCCGCGGAGGTTAATGATATCTATCATAATGCTGAACTAACAGACTGTGCGACTATCCCTCATCATAGAAAGCATGGTTTTATGAAAGTACTTATCTCGGCATTAGAACAAGAACTGATCAGGCGAAATATTTATTGTGCCTATTCTTTAGCACGAGGTTTGTCAATGGGCATGAACGCCGTTTTTCACCAGCTGGGATATGAATATGGAGGAAGATTAACAAAGAATTGCAATATTTGGGATAAGTATGAGGATATGAATATTTGGGTTAAAGATTTATCTTCTTTAAATAGATTATTAAAATAG
- a CDS encoding ferredoxin: MAKYTWVDKDTCIACGACGGTAPDIYDFDEQGLAFVVLDENQGSAEIPEILHDDMNEAMEGCPTESILIQDEPFNR; encoded by the coding sequence TTGGCTAAATACACATGGGTAGATAAAGATACTTGTATTGCCTGTGGAGCATGCGGTGGAACAGCACCAGATATTTATGACTTTGATGAACAGGGCCTTGCTTTCGTTGTCTTGGACGAAAATCAGGGGAGTGCCGAAATTCCGGAGATTCTTCATGATGATATGAATGAAGCAATGGAAGGCTGTCCTACAGAATCAATTCTCATTCAGGATGAACCTTTTAATAGGTAA
- a CDS encoding aspartate aminotransferase family protein — protein MKRSHLIKPILDHNYPTVSHGSGIYLYDMDGNQYIDGSSGAVTASIGHGVLEVVDAMTEQASKVSFAYRSHFTSEAAETLAQKLSELAPGDLNWTFFVNSGSEATETAMKIAIQHWQEKGYERKNRIVSRWTSYHGITMGALSMSGHVLRRKRFVPLLEDFPGISAPYCYRCPYNSEPSSCRLQCANELETAIQRIGSENIAAFIAEPIIGASAGAVTPPDGYYQRIKEICERYDILFIADEVMTGIGRTGKMFAMEHWGVTPDIIALGKGMSAGYTPMAATLVSDRVMEPILKGSKSIMAGHTYSANPLSAAVSLEVLNYIERKNLVQEAEEKGQYLLQQLHGLAERFDIIGDVRGKGLLLGLEFVSNRISKKSFRLQNGITTRIVNKAFEKGLLIYPASGAIEGIEGDAVIISPPLVISNEEIDRLVKMLEASIEELQHELHAEGLIENMQAI, from the coding sequence ATGAAGCGGAGTCATTTGATTAAGCCTATTCTAGATCATAACTATCCCACCGTCTCTCATGGGAGTGGAATATATCTTTATGACATGGATGGAAATCAATACATCGACGGATCATCAGGTGCGGTTACAGCAAGTATTGGTCATGGAGTATTAGAGGTTGTTGATGCCATGACGGAGCAGGCAAGCAAAGTTTCTTTTGCATATAGATCTCATTTCACAAGTGAAGCCGCAGAGACATTAGCACAAAAGTTAAGTGAGTTAGCTCCAGGAGACTTAAATTGGACGTTTTTTGTAAACAGCGGATCTGAAGCGACGGAAACGGCGATGAAGATAGCGATTCAGCATTGGCAAGAAAAAGGATATGAGCGGAAAAATCGCATCGTCTCCCGCTGGACGAGTTATCACGGGATTACGATGGGTGCTTTATCAATGTCCGGTCATGTGTTAAGAAGAAAACGTTTTGTTCCGCTATTAGAGGATTTTCCTGGTATCTCTGCTCCGTATTGTTATCGATGTCCTTATAATAGTGAGCCTTCTAGCTGCAGGCTGCAGTGTGCAAATGAATTGGAGACGGCCATTCAAAGAATTGGATCTGAGAATATTGCCGCATTCATTGCCGAACCAATTATCGGGGCATCCGCAGGTGCTGTTACACCGCCTGACGGATATTATCAAAGGATTAAGGAAATATGCGAACGTTATGACATTCTTTTTATTGCTGATGAAGTTATGACAGGAATCGGACGTACGGGAAAAATGTTTGCCATGGAACACTGGGGCGTAACCCCGGATATCATTGCATTGGGTAAAGGAATGAGCGCTGGCTATACTCCGATGGCTGCCACTTTGGTTAGTGATCGTGTTATGGAACCCATTTTAAAAGGCTCAAAATCAATCATGGCTGGACACACGTATAGTGCAAATCCACTATCTGCTGCTGTTTCCTTAGAAGTTCTTAATTACATTGAGCGAAAGAATTTGGTTCAGGAAGCGGAAGAGAAAGGACAATACCTATTGCAGCAATTACATGGACTTGCTGAGAGATTTGACATCATTGGTGATGTGCGGGGAAAAGGGCTTCTTCTGGGACTTGAGTTTGTTTCCAATAGAATATCAAAAAAGTCATTCCGCTTGCAAAATGGCATAACCACAAGGATCGTAAATAAAGCATTTGAGAAGGGATTGCTGATCTATCCCGCTTCTGGTGCTATCGAGGGAATCGAGGGCGATGCGGTTATTATTTCTCCGCCGCTGGTTATTTCAAATGAAGAAATTGACCGCCTTGTAAAGATGCTGGAAGCATCAATTGAGGAATTACAGCATGAATTGCACGCGGAAGGCCTGATAGAGAACATGCAGGCTATTTAG
- a CDS encoding sigma-54 interaction domain-containing protein produces the protein MKSLANQFSTHFEWILNVINVGVHIVNKDGDTVFYNEMMAHIDGLNREQVLGKNIFQLYPSLTDESSTLYLALEKGIETNESIQTYVNLKGEKITSINSTYSLYEEGKVIGAVEIAKDITKVMSMYDQIVDLRSQLAETHKKSKFFAGTATYHFSDLIGDSPAFQEAISLAKKAARTHSPVMIYGPTGTGKELIAQSIHNVSARRNQPFIAQNCAAVPKELMEGLLFGTTKGAFTGAVDRMGIFEQANDGTLFLDELNSLDLGLQAKLLRVLQEGEIRRVGGSKDQKINVKIIAAMNISPDEALEREIIRSDLFFRLNVVTIQMPSLLERKADIPEIANHFIHKFNRSFVSDVQGISRKAMQRLLQYPWPGNIRELGHAIELAFNVMDAGEKTIDEHHLPAYLFPSGKYSASNTQNHHPPLINEIDLPVVLEEIERDMIINMFEKCNGNISKTAEALNIKRQGLQYKLNKYGIEKVFTGRTKK, from the coding sequence ATGAAATCTTTAGCAAATCAGTTTTCCACTCACTTTGAATGGATATTGAATGTGATTAATGTTGGTGTCCATATCGTTAATAAGGATGGAGATACCGTATTCTACAATGAAATGATGGCTCATATCGATGGGCTGAATCGTGAACAGGTGTTAGGAAAAAATATCTTTCAGCTGTACCCATCATTAACTGATGAATCCAGTACGCTTTATTTGGCATTGGAAAAAGGCATAGAAACGAATGAGTCTATTCAAACCTATGTCAATTTAAAGGGGGAAAAAATAACTTCTATTAATAGTACGTATTCTCTATACGAGGAAGGTAAAGTTATTGGAGCAGTGGAAATCGCCAAGGATATTACTAAGGTCATGAGCATGTACGATCAAATTGTGGATTTGCGTTCTCAGCTGGCCGAAACCCACAAGAAAAGCAAGTTCTTTGCAGGTACAGCCACTTATCATTTTAGTGATTTAATTGGGGACAGCCCTGCGTTTCAAGAAGCTATTTCTTTGGCGAAAAAAGCGGCCCGTACACATTCTCCAGTCATGATTTATGGACCTACAGGAACAGGGAAAGAACTAATTGCTCAAAGTATACATAATGTAAGTGCTCGGCGAAATCAGCCATTCATTGCACAGAATTGTGCTGCTGTTCCAAAGGAATTAATGGAGGGACTGCTGTTTGGTACAACGAAAGGGGCATTTACGGGAGCTGTGGACCGTATGGGTATTTTTGAACAGGCAAATGACGGTACCCTGTTTCTTGATGAACTGAATAGCCTAGACCTTGGACTGCAGGCAAAATTGCTGCGGGTTTTACAAGAAGGGGAAATACGCCGTGTTGGTGGATCGAAGGACCAGAAAATTAATGTGAAAATCATTGCTGCGATGAATATTTCTCCAGATGAGGCGTTAGAGCGGGAAATTATTCGCTCAGATTTATTTTTCCGTCTAAATGTTGTGACAATCCAAATGCCATCTCTCCTGGAACGCAAAGCAGATATTCCTGAAATCGCAAATCACTTTATTCACAAATTCAATCGATCATTCGTTTCGGACGTACAAGGGATCAGCCGAAAAGCTATGCAACGGCTGCTTCAATATCCATGGCCGGGAAACATTCGGGAATTGGGTCATGCTATAGAGTTAGCTTTTAACGTCATGGACGCGGGGGAAAAAACAATCGATGAACATCATCTTCCTGCTTATTTATTCCCATCAGGAAAGTATTCCGCATCAAATACGCAGAACCATCATCCTCCATTAATAAATGAGATTGATTTACCTGTCGTGCTGGAGGAAATAGAAAGGGATATGATTATAAATATGTTTGAGAAATGCAACGGGAATATAAGCAAAACAGCTGAGGCACTCAATATAAAGAGACAGGGTTTACAGTATAAGCTAAACAAATACGGGATTGAGAAAGTATTTACCGGAAGAACAAAAAAATAA
- a CDS encoding YokU family protein, with protein sequence MDCLWCNAPNVEESEKKDCYWIMPDGKRSIKVLQVPALNCPNCGIYVSDMMNQKVDEALYIYDVSEYPDEFTYEQLLSAPVKKLFNWK encoded by the coding sequence ATGGATTGCTTGTGGTGTAATGCCCCAAACGTGGAGGAAAGTGAAAAGAAGGATTGTTACTGGATTATGCCTGATGGTAAAAGATCAATAAAGGTTCTTCAAGTTCCAGCTCTGAACTGTCCGAATTGCGGAATCTATGTGTCTGACATGATGAATCAAAAGGTAGATGAAGCTTTATATATATATGACGTGAGTGAGTATCCTGATGAGTTTACGTATGAACAGCTTCTTTCAGCGCCTGTAAAGAAATTGTTTAATTGGAAATAG
- a CDS encoding 3-oxoacid CoA-transferase subunit B produces MGMGVDVRNRIAKRAAKEIHDGLIVNLGIGIPTLVADHLPQDIHVLFHAENGVLGTGPSPNPGQEDPALCNAGGFPITTVTGASYFDSATAFGMIRRGYIDITILGALEVSEKGDLANWIVPGKRVPGMGGAMELAQKAKKVIVLMNHVNKQGESKILKECTLPLTARRSVDLIITDMAVMEVKKEGLVLKEVMAPYTVDEVIANTEATLKIPAVVNSIE; encoded by the coding sequence ATGGGCATGGGAGTAGATGTACGAAATCGCATCGCCAAACGCGCTGCCAAGGAAATCCATGATGGATTAATCGTCAATTTAGGTATTGGCATTCCAACCTTAGTGGCCGATCATTTACCTCAAGATATCCATGTGCTGTTCCATGCGGAAAACGGTGTCCTTGGTACAGGTCCCAGTCCGAATCCAGGGCAAGAAGATCCTGCTCTCTGTAACGCAGGCGGGTTCCCGATTACGACCGTAACAGGGGCTTCTTACTTTGACAGTGCAACTGCATTTGGCATGATTCGTCGAGGATATATCGACATTACCATCCTTGGTGCATTGGAAGTGAGTGAAAAAGGGGATTTGGCCAACTGGATTGTCCCAGGCAAACGGGTACCGGGAATGGGCGGAGCAATGGAGCTGGCCCAAAAAGCCAAAAAGGTGATTGTCTTGATGAATCACGTGAATAAGCAGGGTGAATCAAAGATATTAAAGGAATGCACTCTTCCTTTAACCGCAAGACGAAGTGTAGATTTAATCATTACCGATATGGCTGTCATGGAAGTTAAAAAAGAGGGATTGGTGCTGAAGGAAGTTATGGCACCTTATACAGTGGATGAAGTGATTGCGAATACAGAGGCGACGCTTAAAATCCCGGCTGTTGTCAACAGCATTGAATAG
- a CDS encoding CoA transferase subunit A has product MKQAIAKKNKIVTIEEALKHINDGCTLMYGGFGGVGTPPTLIQGILNKGVKELTLIGNDAGFPDIGIGRLVSDERAKKVIASHIGSNPNAGRLMNEGKLEVEFSPQGTLAERIRAGGVGLGGIFVDIGIGTIAEEGKDKIVIDGKEYLIETALTSEVSVVYAKKADPLGNLVYDKSARNFNPLAAMAGAFTIAEVEEIVPAGELDPECIATPGIYVDMVIPTKGVNWKWAWE; this is encoded by the coding sequence ATGAAGCAAGCCATTGCGAAAAAAAACAAAATTGTAACCATAGAAGAAGCACTCAAGCATATCAACGATGGATGTACACTCATGTATGGCGGGTTTGGGGGAGTGGGGACTCCGCCAACACTCATACAGGGCATCCTGAACAAGGGTGTTAAGGAACTGACTTTGATTGGCAATGATGCAGGATTCCCTGATATCGGAATTGGCCGGCTGGTGTCTGATGAAAGAGCAAAAAAGGTCATCGCCTCTCACATCGGATCCAATCCTAATGCGGGCCGGCTCATGAATGAAGGAAAGCTGGAAGTAGAATTCTCTCCGCAAGGGACATTAGCTGAAAGGATTCGTGCAGGCGGAGTAGGCTTGGGCGGGATTTTTGTCGATATCGGAATTGGCACGATAGCTGAAGAAGGCAAGGACAAAATCGTAATCGACGGAAAGGAGTATTTGATTGAAACGGCTTTAACCTCGGAAGTGAGTGTTGTCTATGCCAAAAAGGCAGATCCGCTTGGAAATCTGGTGTATGACAAGAGTGCCCGCAACTTCAATCCGCTGGCAGCGATGGCAGGGGCCTTTACCATTGCAGAAGTCGAAGAAATTGTTCCGGCAGGCGAATTGGATCCGGAGTGTATTGCCACTCCAGGTATTTATGTAGATATGGTAATTCCGACAAAAGGAGTGAATTGGAAATGGGCATGGGAGTAG
- the ablA gene encoding lysine 2,3-aminomutase, whose amino-acid sequence MDLKRKEYLGGRRHYNEIELWKDVTEEKWNDWLWQLTNTIKTLDDLKKVVNLTPEEEEGVRISTQTIPLNITPYYASLMNPDDPRCPIRLQSVPLSAEMNKTRYDLEDPLHEDEDSPVPGLTHRYPDRVLFLVTNQCSMYCRYCTRRRFSGQVGMGVPKKQLDAAIEYIRNTPEVRDVLISGGDGLLINDKILEYVLSNLRAIPHVEIIRIGTRAPVVFPQRITENLCNILKKYHPIWLNTHFNHSLELTEEAKKACDMLSMAGVPLGNQAVILAGINDSVHIMKKLMHDCVKARVRPYYIYQCDLSEGIGHFRAPVSKGLEIIEALRGHTSGYAVPTFVVDAPGGGGKIALTPNYLLSQSPDKVVLRNFEGVITSYPEPKNYIPGSADAYFDEVYGTEERKEAVGIAALMTDEKFNLVPEGLRRLDKRKAYESTEEHASLKDRRDKRDEMKEKLMKAQEKKNQPTV is encoded by the coding sequence ATGGACTTAAAACGTAAAGAATACCTTGGTGGACGCAGACACTATAATGAGATTGAGCTGTGGAAAGATGTAACGGAAGAGAAATGGAATGATTGGCTCTGGCAATTAACAAATACAATTAAAACTCTTGATGATCTGAAAAAAGTTGTGAACTTGACACCGGAAGAAGAAGAAGGGGTTCGAATTTCGACTCAAACAATTCCTTTAAATATTACCCCTTACTATGCATCCTTAATGAATCCGGATGATCCTCGCTGCCCGATTCGTTTACAGTCTGTACCGCTTTCGGCAGAAATGAACAAGACCAGATATGATTTGGAAGATCCGCTGCATGAGGATGAAGATTCCCCAGTGCCAGGTCTGACGCATCGTTATCCGGACCGCGTTCTATTTCTTGTCACGAACCAATGCTCTATGTATTGCCGTTACTGTACTCGCCGCCGCTTTTCAGGCCAGGTTGGCATGGGGGTTCCTAAAAAGCAATTAGACGCAGCGATTGAATATATTCGAAACACTCCAGAAGTGAGAGACGTTCTGATTTCAGGAGGAGATGGTCTGTTAATCAATGATAAGATTCTCGAATACGTATTAAGTAATTTACGTGCTATCCCACATGTGGAAATCATTCGGATTGGTACTCGTGCACCGGTCGTTTTCCCGCAGCGGATTACAGAGAATTTATGCAATATTTTGAAAAAGTATCATCCAATCTGGTTAAATACGCATTTCAATCATTCACTTGAACTGACGGAAGAAGCGAAAAAGGCATGTGATATGTTGTCGATGGCTGGAGTGCCGCTTGGTAATCAGGCTGTCATTCTTGCTGGGATTAACGATAGTGTTCATATCATGAAAAAGTTAATGCACGACTGTGTTAAAGCTAGAGTGAGACCTTATTACATTTATCAATGTGATTTATCTGAAGGGATTGGCCATTTCCGTGCCCCGGTTTCTAAAGGACTGGAAATTATTGAAGCGCTTCGCGGCCATACATCAGGATATGCGGTGCCGACCTTTGTGGTAGACGCTCCTGGAGGAGGAGGAAAAATCGCCTTGACTCCAAATTACCTCCTTTCACAGAGTCCTGATAAAGTGGTCTTACGAAACTTTGAAGGTGTTATCACCAGCTATCCGGAACCTAAGAACTACATTCCTGGAAGTGCAGATGCTTACTTTGATGAGGTGTATGGTACGGAAGAAAGAAAAGAAGCCGTGGGAATTGCTGCTCTTATGACAGACGAAAAATTCAACTTGGTACCAGAAGGCCTCCGCCGCCTCGACAAGAGAAAAGCGTATGAGAGTACTGAGGAACATGCATCCTTAAAGGATCGCCGTGATAAACGGGATGAAATGAAAGAAAAATTGATGAAAGCTCAAGAAAAAAAGAATCAGCCGACGGTGTAG
- a CDS encoding sigma-54 interaction domain-containing protein: MELNKIIETSNNNITITDEKGIILRSNREHWAIYDMQPDTYIGTSVYQLEKEGLLSPSINAIVLKEKKFTRIMQHTRTGRVVMSTGYPLFNKEGHLVRVISYSQDQTEIWKLQEQYEELQRKVKGYQTEVEDLREKELGHHSFIARSNQTQQILKTIQNVAKTDATILFLGPSGVGKSTFARALHNQSNRIKEPFIEVNCSTIPESLFESEIFGYEPGSFTGGNKQGRQGLIEQADSGTLFLDEIGELPLALQAKLLKVLQEKKIKRIGGKKERLINFRLIAATNQDLEKMVNEGKFRLDLYYRLNVIPIQIPSLLERKEDIPILIQHYLQKTNDKYQTLKKLHPSTYEVLTHYEWPGNIRELENLIERLILTIDEPAIYPKHLPLAITGAVEQNEDSSSFSIEQELNGKQDLKKTLEKIEIQLIAKAYKQCKTTYEMADYLGISQPSVIYKLKKYKEHL; this comes from the coding sequence ATGGAATTAAATAAAATTATCGAAACATCGAATAATAACATTACAATTACTGATGAAAAAGGAATTATTTTACGATCTAATCGAGAACATTGGGCAATTTACGATATGCAGCCTGATACATACATCGGTACATCGGTTTATCAATTAGAAAAAGAAGGGCTGCTTTCACCTTCCATCAATGCAATCGTTTTAAAGGAAAAAAAATTCACTCGTATTATGCAGCATACAAGAACAGGCCGAGTTGTCATGTCAACTGGCTATCCACTTTTCAATAAGGAAGGCCACCTGGTTAGAGTGATCAGCTATAGTCAGGATCAAACCGAAATATGGAAATTGCAGGAGCAATACGAGGAATTACAACGCAAGGTAAAGGGCTATCAGACAGAAGTCGAGGATTTAAGGGAAAAGGAACTTGGTCATCATTCTTTTATTGCTAGAAGTAATCAAACTCAGCAGATTTTAAAAACGATTCAAAATGTCGCTAAAACCGATGCCACGATTCTTTTTTTAGGACCATCTGGGGTAGGGAAAAGTACGTTTGCACGCGCTCTTCATAATCAAAGCAATAGAATTAAAGAGCCATTTATAGAGGTGAATTGCAGCACAATCCCAGAAAGTTTGTTTGAATCAGAGATATTTGGATATGAACCAGGATCCTTTACAGGGGGGAACAAACAAGGCAGGCAGGGACTGATTGAACAAGCTGACAGCGGTACTCTTTTTTTAGATGAAATCGGGGAACTCCCCCTTGCCCTGCAAGCAAAATTATTGAAAGTGCTGCAAGAGAAAAAGATAAAGCGCATCGGCGGAAAAAAAGAAAGACTTATTAACTTCCGGCTGATCGCAGCAACAAATCAGGATTTGGAGAAGATGGTAAATGAGGGGAAGTTTAGATTAGATTTGTATTACCGTTTAAATGTGATCCCCATTCAAATTCCTTCATTACTTGAGCGTAAAGAAGATATACCAATCTTAATTCAGCATTACTTGCAGAAAACCAATGATAAATACCAGACATTAAAAAAATTACATCCCTCGACTTATGAAGTATTGACTCATTATGAATGGCCTGGAAATATACGGGAATTAGAAAATTTAATTGAACGGTTAATTCTGACCATTGATGAACCCGCTATCTATCCCAAACACCTTCCCCTCGCCATCACAGGGGCAGTGGAACAGAATGAAGATTCCTCTTCCTTCTCAATTGAACAGGAATTAAACGGAAAACAAGATCTTAAAAAGACGTTGGAAAAGATTGAAATACAATTGATTGCCAAAGCATATAAACAATGTAAAACGACATATGAAATGGCAGATTATTTGGGAATTAGTCAGCCGTCAGTCATCTATAAATTAAAGAAATACAAGGAACATCTTTGA
- a CDS encoding aspartate aminotransferase family protein: MTHTENSIQELRELDKKHFIHPTSPVKQQQEQGPAFIFTEGKGVYLQDATGKKVIDGMSSLWNVNVGHGRVELGKTAMEQMSKLGFSSCFATYSNEPAIRLAAKLAQIAPGDLSATFFTSGGSEANDTAYKLARHYWILKGQPGRKKIISRTKSYHGVSMGATSATGLKAFRDFTNSLAPDFLYADNFSSQSLRELIAAEGPETIAAFIAEPVQGAGGIHVAPENYFKEVREICDEYGVLFITDEVITGFGRTGTYFGMDHYGVAPDMMCFAKGVTSGYAQLGGVMISEKIHQELTELSTGTLLHGYTYSGHPMACAVALKNLEIIEQEHLIENAEAMGQELLNGLYRIKQERKIVGKVKGLGLMAGIEIVKDLNTKERFAAPMSPAIVLEAAKQGLICRSVVLDDQDIVVFAPPLTINKDEIKKMIEILNHSISVIEADLASENCAAK; this comes from the coding sequence ATGACACATACTGAAAACTCAATCCAGGAATTAAGAGAGTTAGATAAAAAACATTTTATCCATCCAACATCCCCAGTTAAACAGCAGCAAGAACAGGGGCCTGCTTTTATTTTTACAGAAGGAAAGGGAGTCTATCTTCAAGATGCAACAGGAAAAAAAGTCATTGATGGTATGTCATCTCTCTGGAATGTAAACGTAGGGCATGGACGTGTGGAATTAGGCAAAACGGCGATGGAGCAGATGTCAAAACTGGGTTTCAGTTCCTGTTTTGCCACCTATAGCAACGAACCTGCCATTCGATTGGCCGCAAAACTTGCACAAATAGCTCCTGGAGATTTAAGCGCAACTTTCTTCACTTCTGGCGGTTCGGAGGCGAATGATACAGCTTATAAACTTGCACGCCATTACTGGATTCTAAAAGGGCAGCCAGGAAGAAAAAAGATCATTTCAAGAACAAAATCCTATCACGGGGTCTCAATGGGGGCAACAAGTGCTACTGGGCTGAAAGCTTTTCGGGATTTCACAAACTCACTGGCTCCTGATTTTCTGTACGCAGACAACTTTTCTTCTCAATCTTTACGTGAATTAATTGCAGCAGAAGGTCCTGAAACGATTGCGGCTTTTATTGCAGAACCTGTACAAGGAGCAGGGGGCATTCACGTAGCTCCGGAAAATTATTTTAAGGAAGTACGTGAAATTTGCGATGAGTATGGAGTTTTATTTATTACAGATGAAGTGATAACTGGATTTGGCCGAACAGGAACGTACTTTGGAATGGATCATTACGGTGTTGCACCTGATATGATGTGCTTTGCAAAAGGTGTCACAAGCGGGTATGCTCAGCTTGGAGGGGTCATGATATCAGAAAAGATCCATCAGGAATTAACGGAGCTCTCAACGGGCACTTTGCTGCATGGTTACACGTATAGCGGGCATCCGATGGCTTGTGCGGTTGCATTGAAAAATTTGGAGATTATTGAACAGGAACATTTAATAGAAAATGCTGAAGCAATGGGACAGGAACTGCTAAATGGACTTTACCGAATCAAGCAAGAGCGAAAAATAGTCGGTAAAGTAAAAGGACTTGGATTAATGGCAGGTATTGAAATTGTCAAAGATTTAAATACAAAAGAACGTTTCGCTGCCCCTATGTCTCCAGCAATTGTTTTAGAAGCTGCAAAACAAGGCCTTATTTGCAGATCCGTCGTCTTGGATGATCAAGATATAGTAGTATTTGCACCGCCGTTAACGATTAATAAAGATGAAATCAAGAAAATGATTGAGATTCTAAACCATTCTATCTCTGTTATCGAAGCAGATCTTGCTTCAGAAAACTGTGCAGCCAAGTAA